A genomic region of Vitis vinifera cultivar Pinot Noir 40024 chromosome 7, ASM3070453v1 contains the following coding sequences:
- the LOC100263112 gene encoding uncharacterized protein LOC100263112, with protein MAGKKQSMSTDADIHALPKEWDDVSCPICMDHPHNAVLLLCSSHEMGCRSYICDTSYRHANCLDRFKRLGANLPNTSLQPSSSTTNQSYSSNASIVNLGLRLGIDSTEAHGNGNPNEGNGLLSVRIPRRSGENNIQDTDGYSAIQRGGIFETGNAESLVEGVEPEELNAENSSELSLSLTCPLCRGAVLGWKVVEEARESLNLKPRSCSRESCSFSGNYRELRRHARRVHPTTRPADIDPSRERSWRRLEHQREHGDIISAIRSAMPGAIVLGDYAIESEDMLAGGRESGNEEGNGPWWTTFFWFQMIGSINSAAEPRSRSRALTRRRQSARAALTRRRFLWGENLLGLQDDDDVDDVGEDASPVPRRRRRLMRSESNEDQS; from the coding sequence ATGGCTGGTAAGAAACAAAGCATGTCCACAGATGCTGATATCCATGCCCTGCCCAAGGAATGggatgatgtttcctgccctaTATGTATGGACCATCCACATAATGCTGTTCTCCTCCTGTGCAGCTCACATGAGATGGGTTGCAGATCTTACATCTGTGATACAAGTTACAGGCATGCAAATTGCTTGGATCGATTTAAAAGATTAGGTGCCAATCTTCCAAACACCTCTTTGCAACCTAGTTCTTCAACCACAAACCAATCTTATTCTAGTAATGCTTCCATTGTAAACTTGGGCTTGAGATTGGGAATTGACTCGACAGAAGCTCATGGAAATGGAAACCCAAATGAAGGCAATGGTTTGCTGTCAGTTAGAATTCCTAGAAGATCTGGTGAAAATAACATCCAGGATACAGATGGGTATTCAGCAATCCAAAGGGGAGGCATTTTTGAAACTGGGAATGCTGAATCCTTGGTGGAAGGGGTTGAACCTGAAGAGTTGAATGCAGAGAATTCGTCAGAGTTGAGTCTGAGCCTGACATGTCCCTTGTGCCGAGGAGCTGTTTTAGGCTGGAAAGTTGTAGAAGAAGCCAGAGAATCTCTCAACCTGAAGCCACGAAGTTGCTCACGAGAATCATGCTCGTTCTCTGGTAACTACCGTGAGTTACGTCGGCATGCCAGAAGAGTTCACCCAACAACCCGTCCTGCTGATATTGACCCTTCAAGAGAGCGATCCTGGCGACGTCTTGAGCACCAAAGGGAACATGGTGACATTATCAGTGCCATCCGCTCTGCTATGCCAGGTGCAATTGTGCTTGGGGACTATGCTATTGAGAGTGAGGATATGCTAGCTGGTGGGAGGGAAAGTGGCAATGAAGAAGGTAATGGGCCATGGTGGACTACTTTCTTTTGGTTTCAGATGATTGGCTCAATTAATTCAGCTGCTGAGCCAAGGAGTCGATCAAGGGCTTTGACAAGGCGTAGGCAGTCAGCAAGAGCAGCTCTAACACGGCGTCGGTTCCTTTGGGGGGAGAATTTGTTGGGTCTGCAAGATGATGACGATGTTGatgatgtgggtgaagatgcctctccTGTCCCAAGAAGGCGTCGACGTTTGATGCGGTCAGAATCCAACGAAGATCAATCATGA
- the LOC104879829 gene encoding uncharacterized protein LOC104879829 translates to MQIIQWLFKVTHEQPKDTSSRLTNKKESSSDEEAKSRGVVLFRNEGVNTKRLKRVKGRDLGYNNSESYAILFRRDRARACFYHTLNLRRLGSFHKRKPMKMKKEDIARGLGIGLKGDSAAHVGNKVLPISDTTLSSSTNTNEQWGTSEKKERIKGDKTKAISRMKELFRWAAATKSEKGGKFIGRKVLHFRNRGSLKPVPDDDQLSNDSPKISFRWEVESCCTTSSAYSAISMASSFLNDQSGNKQSISTTIEDSDHCTSRSGNWITTDSEFVVLEL, encoded by the exons ATGCAG ATCATTCAATGGCTCTTCAAGGTAACACATGAACAACCCAAAGACACCTCTTCAAGGCTTACCAACAAGAAGGAAAGCAGTAGTG ATGAGGAAGCTAAATCAAGGGGTGTAGTTCTGTTTAGGAATGAAGGGGTTAacaccaaaagattgaaaagAGTGAAAGGACGGGACTTGGGTTACAACAATTCAGAGTCTTATGCTATACTGTTTAGAAGAGACCGCGCAAGGGCCTGCTTCTATCACACGCTCAATTTGAGAAGACTGGGAAGTTTTCATAAAAGGAAAccaatgaagatgaagaaagaAGATATTGCTCGAGGATTAGGCATTGGTCTCAAGGGGGATTCAGCTGCCCATGTTGGAAATAAGGTTCTGCCAATTAGTGACAcaaccttatcatcctcaactAATACAAATGAACAGTGGGGCACTTCTGAAAAGAAAGAGAGGATTAAGGGAGATAAAACCAAAGCCATTTCTAGAATGAAGGAGCTTTTTAGATGGGCTGCTGCTACCAAGTCTGAGAAGGGAGGAAAGTTCATCGGTAGAAAG GTGCTACACTTTCGCAATCGAGGAAGCCTCAAACCAGTACCAGATGATGACCAACTTAGCAATGACTCTCCCAAGATCAGTTTCAGATGGGAAGTGGAAAGCTGCTGCACCACTTCCTCTGCTTACTCCGCAATTTCAATGGCTTCCTCTTTCTTGAATGACCAGTCTGGGAACAAGCAGTCTATCAGTACTACAATTGAGGACAGTGATCATTGCACTTCTAGATCAGGAAACTGGATCACCACAGACTCTGAAT TTGTGGTGCTAGAGCTCTGA